From the Gymnogyps californianus isolate 813 chromosome 2, ASM1813914v2, whole genome shotgun sequence genome, one window contains:
- the IL7 gene encoding interleukin-7, with amino-acid sequence MFHAFFRSIFRVLPLLLVLSPVNSSSCAMGNKTTEIRVKYENILSHDINELVNMSAEYRDRCCKNKKHENSKVFFCNDTQEIESLQSMACNMLRFFHKQKISKDFRWKAALVSCGTLQVLQCKCERHKKEKVCTQVNTHNKEDTETGEQYKKKCNQEFCELKENISSLRSCWNKFEKIISR; translated from the exons ATGTTCCATG CCTTTTTTAGATCTATCTTTCGGGTTCTGCCACTGCTCCTTGTTCTGTCTCCAGTGAATTCATCTAGTTGTGcaatgggaaataaaacaactgaaatCCGTGTGAAGTATGAGAATATACTAAGCCACGACATCAATGAGCTG GTAAATATGTCTGCAGAGTATCGTGACAGGTGCtgcaagaataaaaaacatgaaaatagcaAAGTGTTTTTCTGCAATGATACTCAG GAAATAGAATCACTACAGAGTATGGCATGCAACATGCTCAGATTCTTTCATAAGCAAAAAATCAGCAAAGACTTTAGATGGAAAGCAGCATTAGTCTCATGTGGGACACTACAGGTTCTACAGTGCAAATGTGaaagacataaaaaagaaaag GTTTGCACGCAGGTAAATACACATAATAAAGAAGATACAGAAACAGGTGAAcagtacaaaaagaaatgtaaccAAGAATTTtgtgaactgaaagaaaatatatctagCCTGCGATCTTGCTggaataaatttgaaaaaataatttccaggtGA